Proteins from a genomic interval of Solea solea chromosome 10, fSolSol10.1, whole genome shotgun sequence:
- the tdrd7a gene encoding tudor domain-containing protein 7A isoform X3, producing MSDSESVKKMLRSVLLSSKGGVSLNSLHSEYRSLCGESIPLNKLGYSNLENFLKSIPSVVRMEYRMGEMICFAGVSEETASIAELVARQKSSKKSGHSQVVNCRMRFKPSNPYMLNMRPRSSLRQPSAAGASNRPANHSWSYGGFSASGDYRQLDQRLGAITPVEHRQPAPQPAVKPCVLPKRRANSSENGQKPQDNSLQRASSQSGLYDKNLVQSRITQLLGKFCCGVWLSKIPEVYSAMFNQKLHPQVIVDLEKWTHICMVEQSSCNNRAEQLLFPPLPQKPPIVPRTNISNSCPTSPTNSCASTTRSSTAPSTPEEAFPPLFPVPKPRVSPKYPLAKPTFVFPPQPVSASPVRQFSSVTLRSPVRNLALSPQLPSPLTPPVRGCKDNPNLTSTTPKVSQPVAQPQSSPSTANASVLVSSHRQPDLDILPLLKVTFSPSSGSSPVSKSSADTLSAEVRQRIKELLSKYSQGLWAHALPKLFMETYKVPFPEYILENLSLLLDMCSVEYSVTHGKKKAILYNRTDMEATDSQESKLCRSHPLPSGLEVLSPTIPPRLVSPSEQYPSVLVTDAKSSNSVTIRYVGENYSNAQEAMEDVMRLFYSQGSTNHPVSNPVIGQLVAVRGEDGDELARAQVMELMALNKVKVYHVDYGFSVETSWTNLMELHQDFLSLPFQATNVRLAGLETFSSHPMILSYLDKLAVGKILLIETLEPCQQMEMPVVVLYDTSQDDDININSACLKSLQDKTMDNPLTVNVTYQDVCVTNVCADGSICCQLPCRGTARLSKLLKETEAFFISQMTSESLVSRPFSGKFCLARYKEKWSRAEITNMYNNRILEILFIDLGILATVEVTDLREIPPPLLKDFAIIPPQAIKCRLADLKAPEGDWSPEALLWLKEAVLGSEDCRMKILKLEDRKGDKLVYMYLFVGADGQDLDHSINHQLAHSELWLKVKAQNTTTVNNSNGLSSLVEKLTLCSSVPDRGVKASMQPCHKVRETSLTDTTAKNGKQPLPLPPLLELPQPGQNMDVFVPVACHPSHFVLQPWQDLHRLTVLLGEMILYYNQMSRTDATMNVQRGDICAAKIDKNWQRAQVKGILANGFVSVYDLDHGKHDLVRSNLLKPLIEEFRQLPFQAIPAKLAGVSQNQWSEEASMLFRNHVERRPLVAQMESVQEVSEVKGEPWERRLTVYLVDTTLEDKDLWIHTIMADIDSKLYSAA from the exons ATGTCGGACAGCGAGTCTGTCAAGAAAATGTTGCGGTCAGTACTTCTGTCCAGCAAGGGCGGTGTGTCTTTAAACAGCCTCCACTCAGAGTACCGCTCACTGTGTGGAGAGAGCATCCCGCTAAATAAGCTGGGCTACTCAAACCTTGAGAACTTTCTTAAAAGTATCCCCTCTGTGGTGCGGATGGAGTACCGCATGGGCGAG ATGATATGCTTCGCCGGGGTGTCTGAAGAGACGGCCAGCATTGCAGAGCTGGTGGCCAGACAGAAGAGCTCCAAGAAATCTGGCCACTCCCAAGTTGTCAACTGCAGGATGAGATTCAAACCCTCCAACCCGTACATGCTCAACA TGAGACCTAGGTCCTCCCTCCGCCAGCCTTCAGCTGCTGGTGCCTCGAACCGGCCAGCAAACCATTCTTGGTCTTATGGAGGGTTCAGTGCATCAGGAGACTACAG GCAGCTGGACCAAAGGTTAGGTGCCATCACACCTGTTGAACACAGACAACCAGCTCCTCAACCTGCTGTGAAACCATGTGTCCTGCCTAAAAG AAGAGCGAACAGCTCAGAAAATGGCCAGAAACCTCAAG ATAATTCCCTACAACGAGCCTCCTCCCAG TCTGGTCTGTATGACAAGAATCTTGTGCAGAGCAGAATAACTCAACTTCTAGGAAAGTTCTGCTGTGGAGTGTGGTTGTCAAAAATACCAGAGGTCTACAGTGCTATGTTCAATCAGAAGCTCCACCCTCAAGTAATTGTTGACCTGGAAAAGTGGACACACATTTGCATG GTGGAGCAGTCATCCTGCAACAACCGAGCTGAACAACTACTCTTCCCTCCTCTGCCCCAAAAGCCCCCAATTGTTCCTAGAACAAACATCAGCAACTCCTGTCCAACATCGCCCACTAATTCATGTGCCAGCACCACAAGAAGTTCTACAGCTCCATCAACACCTGAAGAAGCCTTTCCCCCTCTTTTCCCTGTTCCTAAACCTAGGGTTTCCCCCAAATATCCCTTGGCTAAGCCCACTTTTGTTTTCCCGCCACAGCCTGTTTCTGCCTCTCCAGTTAGGCAGTTTTCCTCTGTGACGCTGCGCAGCCCTGTCCGTAACCTAGCTCTTTCTCCCCAACTGCCCTCACCTTTAACTCCTCCTGTGAGAGGATGCAAAGATAATCCTAATTTGACTTCAACTACCCCGAAAGTTTCTCAGCCTGTTGCCCAACCACAGTCTTCCCCTTCAACAGCCAATGCTTCTGTGCTTGTGTCCTCCCACCGTCAACCAGACCTTGATATTTTACCCCTTTTGAAAGTTACCTTTTCCCCTTCTTCTGGTTCTTCCCCAGTCTCAAAATCTTCTGCTGACACCTTGTCAGCTGAGGTGCGCCAGAGAATAAAGGAGCTGCTGTCCAAGTACAGCCAAGGATTGTGGGCACATGCTTTGCCTAAACTGTTCATGGAGACATACAAGGTGCCATTTCCTGAATACATTCTGGAAAACTTATCTCTTCTGTTGGATATGTGCTCTGTGGAGTACTCCGTGACCCATGGCAAGAAGAAG GCCATCCTGTATAACAGAACAGACATGGAAGCCACAGATAGCCAAGAAAGCAAGCTGTGCAGAAGTCATCCCCTACCCTCTGGTCTCGAGGTCCTGAGCCCTACGATTCCTCCCCGTCTGGTTTCTCCCTCAGAGCAGTATCCCTCGGTGCTAGTTACTGATGCAAAGAGCAGCAATTCTGTTACTATAAG GTATGTGGGTGAAAACTACTCCAATGCTCAGGAGGCCATGGAGGATGTAATGCGATTGTTCTACAGCCAAGGCTCCACCAACCATCCTGTATCTAACCCAGTCATTGGTCAGCTGGTAGCAGTCAGAGGAGAGGATGGAGATGAGCTGGCTAGAGCCCAAGTCATGGAACTTATGGCCCTCAACAAAGTTAAG gTGTACCATGTGGACTATGGATTTTCTGTGGAGACAAGTTGGACTAATCTGATGGAGCTGCACCAGGATTTCCTCTCTCTGCCCTTCCAGGCTACTAATGTTAGACTTGCAG gTTTAGAGACTTTCAGCTCACATCCCATGATCCTGTCCTATCTGGACAAGTTGGCAGTTGGAAAGATCCTGCTGATTGAGACCTTGGAGCCATGTCAACAGATGGAGATGCCGGTGGTAGTGTTGTACGACACCTCACAGGATGATGACATCAATATTAACTCTGCCTGCCTCAAGTCTCTGCAGGATAAAACCATGGACAACCCTCTGACT GTAAATGTTACCTACCAGGACGTGTgtgtcacaaatgtgtgtgcaGATGGCAGTATCTGCTGCCAGCTGCCCTGCAGAGGGACAGCAAGACTCAGCAAGTTACTGAAGGAAACAGAGGCCTTCTTCATCTCACAG ATGACATCTGAGTCCCTGGTGTCCAGACCTTTCAGTGGCAAGTTCTGTTTAGCCCGTTACAAAGAAAAGTGGTCCAGAGCTGAG ATAACCAACATGTACAACAACAGAATATTGGAGATCCTCTTCATTGACTTGGGTATCCTTGCAACAGTGGAAGTGACTGATCTCCGAGAGATCCCCCCTCCTTTACTCAAAGACTTTGCCATCATCCCACCACAG GCTATCAAATGTCGCCTGGCTGACCTCAAAGCTCCAGAGGGAGATTGGAGCCCAGAGGCTCTTCTGTGGTTGAAGGAGGCTGTGCTTGGCTCTGAAGACTGCAGAATGAAG ATCTTGAAACTAGAAGATCGCAAAGGGGACAAGCTGGTCTACATGTACCTCTTTGTCGGTGCTGATGGCCAAGACCTGGACCACAGCATCAACCATCAGCTGGCTCATTCAGAGTTGTGGCTGAAAGTTAAAGCACAGAACACCACCACAGTCAACAACAGTAACG GTCTCAGTTCCCTAGTGGAGAAGTTGACTCTGTGCAGCTCTGTACCGGACCGTGGTGTTAAGGCTTCGATGCAGCCTTGCCACAAAGTAAGAGAAACTTCTCTCACAGATACGACTGCAAAAAATGGGAAGCAGCCACTTCCATTACCTCCCCTACTGGAGCTCCCTCAG CCTGGTCAGAATATGGATGTGTTTGTGCCAGTGGCCTGTCACCCCAGTCACTTTGTGCTGCAGCCATGGCAGGACCTGCATAGGCTGACAGTGTTGTTGGGGGAGATGATCCTCTATTATAACCAAATGTCGAGGACTGACGCGACCATGAACGTTCAAAGAGGAGACATCTGTGCTGCCAAAATAGACAAGAA CTGGCAGCGGGCTCAGGTGAAGGGGATTCTGGCCAATgggtttgtgtctgtgtacgACCTCGACCACGGCAAACATGATCTGGTCCGTAGTAACCTCCTCAAGCCCCTGATAGAAGAGTTCAGACAGCTGCCCTTCCAGGCCATTCCTGCTAAACTGGCAG GTGTGTCACAGAACCAGTGGTCAGAAGAAGCCTCCATGTTATTCAGAAATCATGTTGAAAGGCGACCTCTAGTAGCCCAGATGGAGAGTGTGCAGGAGGTGTCGGAAGTTAAAGGTGAGCCGTGGGAGCGTCGACTGACGGTTTATCTTGTGGACACAACACTGGAGGACAAGGACCTTTGGATCCACACCATCATGGCCGACATCGACAGCAAGCTGTATTCAGCTGCCtag
- the tdrd7a gene encoding tudor domain-containing protein 7A isoform X1, with protein MSDSESVKKMLRSVLLSSKGGVSLNSLHSEYRSLCGESIPLNKLGYSNLENFLKSIPSVVRMEYRMGEMICFAGVSEETASIAELVARQKSSKKSGHSQVVNCRMRFKPSNPYMLNMRPRSSLRQPSAAGASNRPANHSWSYGGFSASGDYRQLDQRLGAITPVEHRQPAPQPAVKPCVLPKRRANSSENGQKPQDNSLQRASSQSGLYDKNLVQSRITQLLGKFCCGVWLSKIPEVYSAMFNQKLHPQVIVDLEKWTHICMVEQSSCNNRAEQLLFPPLPQKPPIVPRTNISNSCPTSPTNSCASTTRSSTAPSTPEEAFPPLFPVPKPRVSPKYPLAKPTFVFPPQPVSASPVRQFSSVTLRSPVRNLALSPQLPSPLTPPVRGCKDNPNLTSTTPKVSQPVAQPQSSPSTANASVLVSSHRQPDLDILPLLKVTFSPSSGSSPVSKSSADTLSAEVRQRIKELLSKYSQGLWAHALPKLFMETYKVPFPEYILENLSLLLDMCSVEYSVTHGKKKAILYNRTDMEATDSQESKLCRSHPLPSGLEVLSPTIPPRLVSPSEQYPSVLVTDAKSSNSVTIRYVGENYSNAQEAMEDVMRLFYSQGSTNHPVSNPVIGQLVAVRGEDGDELARAQVMELMALNKVKVYHVDYGFSVETSWTNLMELHQDFLSLPFQATNVRLAGLETFSSHPMILSYLDKLAVGKILLIETLEPCQQMEMPVVVLYDTSQDDDININSACLKSLQDKTMDNPLTVNVTYQDVCVTNVCADGSICCQLPCRGTARLSKLLKETEAFFISQMTSESLVSRPFSGKFCLARYKEKWSRAEITNMYNNRILEILFIDLGILATVEVTDLREIPPPLLKDFAIIPPQAIKCRLADLKAPEGDWSPEALLWLKEAVLGSEDCRMKILKLEDRKGDKLVYMYLFVGADGQDLDHSINHQLAHSELWLKVKAQNTTTVNNSNGNMDTGLSSLVEKLTLCSSVPDRGVKASMQPCHKVRETSLTDTTAKNGKQPLPLPPLLELPQPGQNMDVFVPVACHPSHFVLQPWQDLHRLTVLLGEMILYYNQMSRTDATMNVQRGDICAAKIDKNWQRAQVKGILANGFVSVYDLDHGKHDLVRSNLLKPLIEEFRQLPFQAIPAKLAGVSQNQWSEEASMLFRNHVERRPLVAQMESVQEVSEVKGEPWERRLTVYLVDTTLEDKDLWIHTIMADIDSKLYSAA; from the exons ATGTCGGACAGCGAGTCTGTCAAGAAAATGTTGCGGTCAGTACTTCTGTCCAGCAAGGGCGGTGTGTCTTTAAACAGCCTCCACTCAGAGTACCGCTCACTGTGTGGAGAGAGCATCCCGCTAAATAAGCTGGGCTACTCAAACCTTGAGAACTTTCTTAAAAGTATCCCCTCTGTGGTGCGGATGGAGTACCGCATGGGCGAG ATGATATGCTTCGCCGGGGTGTCTGAAGAGACGGCCAGCATTGCAGAGCTGGTGGCCAGACAGAAGAGCTCCAAGAAATCTGGCCACTCCCAAGTTGTCAACTGCAGGATGAGATTCAAACCCTCCAACCCGTACATGCTCAACA TGAGACCTAGGTCCTCCCTCCGCCAGCCTTCAGCTGCTGGTGCCTCGAACCGGCCAGCAAACCATTCTTGGTCTTATGGAGGGTTCAGTGCATCAGGAGACTACAG GCAGCTGGACCAAAGGTTAGGTGCCATCACACCTGTTGAACACAGACAACCAGCTCCTCAACCTGCTGTGAAACCATGTGTCCTGCCTAAAAG AAGAGCGAACAGCTCAGAAAATGGCCAGAAACCTCAAG ATAATTCCCTACAACGAGCCTCCTCCCAG TCTGGTCTGTATGACAAGAATCTTGTGCAGAGCAGAATAACTCAACTTCTAGGAAAGTTCTGCTGTGGAGTGTGGTTGTCAAAAATACCAGAGGTCTACAGTGCTATGTTCAATCAGAAGCTCCACCCTCAAGTAATTGTTGACCTGGAAAAGTGGACACACATTTGCATG GTGGAGCAGTCATCCTGCAACAACCGAGCTGAACAACTACTCTTCCCTCCTCTGCCCCAAAAGCCCCCAATTGTTCCTAGAACAAACATCAGCAACTCCTGTCCAACATCGCCCACTAATTCATGTGCCAGCACCACAAGAAGTTCTACAGCTCCATCAACACCTGAAGAAGCCTTTCCCCCTCTTTTCCCTGTTCCTAAACCTAGGGTTTCCCCCAAATATCCCTTGGCTAAGCCCACTTTTGTTTTCCCGCCACAGCCTGTTTCTGCCTCTCCAGTTAGGCAGTTTTCCTCTGTGACGCTGCGCAGCCCTGTCCGTAACCTAGCTCTTTCTCCCCAACTGCCCTCACCTTTAACTCCTCCTGTGAGAGGATGCAAAGATAATCCTAATTTGACTTCAACTACCCCGAAAGTTTCTCAGCCTGTTGCCCAACCACAGTCTTCCCCTTCAACAGCCAATGCTTCTGTGCTTGTGTCCTCCCACCGTCAACCAGACCTTGATATTTTACCCCTTTTGAAAGTTACCTTTTCCCCTTCTTCTGGTTCTTCCCCAGTCTCAAAATCTTCTGCTGACACCTTGTCAGCTGAGGTGCGCCAGAGAATAAAGGAGCTGCTGTCCAAGTACAGCCAAGGATTGTGGGCACATGCTTTGCCTAAACTGTTCATGGAGACATACAAGGTGCCATTTCCTGAATACATTCTGGAAAACTTATCTCTTCTGTTGGATATGTGCTCTGTGGAGTACTCCGTGACCCATGGCAAGAAGAAG GCCATCCTGTATAACAGAACAGACATGGAAGCCACAGATAGCCAAGAAAGCAAGCTGTGCAGAAGTCATCCCCTACCCTCTGGTCTCGAGGTCCTGAGCCCTACGATTCCTCCCCGTCTGGTTTCTCCCTCAGAGCAGTATCCCTCGGTGCTAGTTACTGATGCAAAGAGCAGCAATTCTGTTACTATAAG GTATGTGGGTGAAAACTACTCCAATGCTCAGGAGGCCATGGAGGATGTAATGCGATTGTTCTACAGCCAAGGCTCCACCAACCATCCTGTATCTAACCCAGTCATTGGTCAGCTGGTAGCAGTCAGAGGAGAGGATGGAGATGAGCTGGCTAGAGCCCAAGTCATGGAACTTATGGCCCTCAACAAAGTTAAG gTGTACCATGTGGACTATGGATTTTCTGTGGAGACAAGTTGGACTAATCTGATGGAGCTGCACCAGGATTTCCTCTCTCTGCCCTTCCAGGCTACTAATGTTAGACTTGCAG gTTTAGAGACTTTCAGCTCACATCCCATGATCCTGTCCTATCTGGACAAGTTGGCAGTTGGAAAGATCCTGCTGATTGAGACCTTGGAGCCATGTCAACAGATGGAGATGCCGGTGGTAGTGTTGTACGACACCTCACAGGATGATGACATCAATATTAACTCTGCCTGCCTCAAGTCTCTGCAGGATAAAACCATGGACAACCCTCTGACT GTAAATGTTACCTACCAGGACGTGTgtgtcacaaatgtgtgtgcaGATGGCAGTATCTGCTGCCAGCTGCCCTGCAGAGGGACAGCAAGACTCAGCAAGTTACTGAAGGAAACAGAGGCCTTCTTCATCTCACAG ATGACATCTGAGTCCCTGGTGTCCAGACCTTTCAGTGGCAAGTTCTGTTTAGCCCGTTACAAAGAAAAGTGGTCCAGAGCTGAG ATAACCAACATGTACAACAACAGAATATTGGAGATCCTCTTCATTGACTTGGGTATCCTTGCAACAGTGGAAGTGACTGATCTCCGAGAGATCCCCCCTCCTTTACTCAAAGACTTTGCCATCATCCCACCACAG GCTATCAAATGTCGCCTGGCTGACCTCAAAGCTCCAGAGGGAGATTGGAGCCCAGAGGCTCTTCTGTGGTTGAAGGAGGCTGTGCTTGGCTCTGAAGACTGCAGAATGAAG ATCTTGAAACTAGAAGATCGCAAAGGGGACAAGCTGGTCTACATGTACCTCTTTGTCGGTGCTGATGGCCAAGACCTGGACCACAGCATCAACCATCAGCTGGCTCATTCAGAGTTGTGGCTGAAAGTTAAAGCACAGAACACCACCACAGTCAACAACAGTAACGGTAATATGGATACAG GTCTCAGTTCCCTAGTGGAGAAGTTGACTCTGTGCAGCTCTGTACCGGACCGTGGTGTTAAGGCTTCGATGCAGCCTTGCCACAAAGTAAGAGAAACTTCTCTCACAGATACGACTGCAAAAAATGGGAAGCAGCCACTTCCATTACCTCCCCTACTGGAGCTCCCTCAG CCTGGTCAGAATATGGATGTGTTTGTGCCAGTGGCCTGTCACCCCAGTCACTTTGTGCTGCAGCCATGGCAGGACCTGCATAGGCTGACAGTGTTGTTGGGGGAGATGATCCTCTATTATAACCAAATGTCGAGGACTGACGCGACCATGAACGTTCAAAGAGGAGACATCTGTGCTGCCAAAATAGACAAGAA CTGGCAGCGGGCTCAGGTGAAGGGGATTCTGGCCAATgggtttgtgtctgtgtacgACCTCGACCACGGCAAACATGATCTGGTCCGTAGTAACCTCCTCAAGCCCCTGATAGAAGAGTTCAGACAGCTGCCCTTCCAGGCCATTCCTGCTAAACTGGCAG GTGTGTCACAGAACCAGTGGTCAGAAGAAGCCTCCATGTTATTCAGAAATCATGTTGAAAGGCGACCTCTAGTAGCCCAGATGGAGAGTGTGCAGGAGGTGTCGGAAGTTAAAGGTGAGCCGTGGGAGCGTCGACTGACGGTTTATCTTGTGGACACAACACTGGAGGACAAGGACCTTTGGATCCACACCATCATGGCCGACATCGACAGCAAGCTGTATTCAGCTGCCtag
- the tdrd7a gene encoding tudor domain-containing protein 7A isoform X2, translating to MSDSESVKKMLRSVLLSSKGGVSLNSLHSEYRSLCGESIPLNKLGYSNLENFLKSIPSVVRMEYRMGEMICFAGVSEETASIAELVARQKSSKKSGHSQVVNCRMRFKPSNPYMLNMRPRSSLRQPSAAGASNRPANHSWSYGGFSASGDYRQLDQRLGAITPVEHRQPAPQPAVKPCVLPKRANSSENGQKPQDNSLQRASSQSGLYDKNLVQSRITQLLGKFCCGVWLSKIPEVYSAMFNQKLHPQVIVDLEKWTHICMVEQSSCNNRAEQLLFPPLPQKPPIVPRTNISNSCPTSPTNSCASTTRSSTAPSTPEEAFPPLFPVPKPRVSPKYPLAKPTFVFPPQPVSASPVRQFSSVTLRSPVRNLALSPQLPSPLTPPVRGCKDNPNLTSTTPKVSQPVAQPQSSPSTANASVLVSSHRQPDLDILPLLKVTFSPSSGSSPVSKSSADTLSAEVRQRIKELLSKYSQGLWAHALPKLFMETYKVPFPEYILENLSLLLDMCSVEYSVTHGKKKAILYNRTDMEATDSQESKLCRSHPLPSGLEVLSPTIPPRLVSPSEQYPSVLVTDAKSSNSVTIRYVGENYSNAQEAMEDVMRLFYSQGSTNHPVSNPVIGQLVAVRGEDGDELARAQVMELMALNKVKVYHVDYGFSVETSWTNLMELHQDFLSLPFQATNVRLAGLETFSSHPMILSYLDKLAVGKILLIETLEPCQQMEMPVVVLYDTSQDDDININSACLKSLQDKTMDNPLTVNVTYQDVCVTNVCADGSICCQLPCRGTARLSKLLKETEAFFISQMTSESLVSRPFSGKFCLARYKEKWSRAEITNMYNNRILEILFIDLGILATVEVTDLREIPPPLLKDFAIIPPQAIKCRLADLKAPEGDWSPEALLWLKEAVLGSEDCRMKILKLEDRKGDKLVYMYLFVGADGQDLDHSINHQLAHSELWLKVKAQNTTTVNNSNGNMDTGLSSLVEKLTLCSSVPDRGVKASMQPCHKVRETSLTDTTAKNGKQPLPLPPLLELPQPGQNMDVFVPVACHPSHFVLQPWQDLHRLTVLLGEMILYYNQMSRTDATMNVQRGDICAAKIDKNWQRAQVKGILANGFVSVYDLDHGKHDLVRSNLLKPLIEEFRQLPFQAIPAKLAGVSQNQWSEEASMLFRNHVERRPLVAQMESVQEVSEVKGEPWERRLTVYLVDTTLEDKDLWIHTIMADIDSKLYSAA from the exons ATGTCGGACAGCGAGTCTGTCAAGAAAATGTTGCGGTCAGTACTTCTGTCCAGCAAGGGCGGTGTGTCTTTAAACAGCCTCCACTCAGAGTACCGCTCACTGTGTGGAGAGAGCATCCCGCTAAATAAGCTGGGCTACTCAAACCTTGAGAACTTTCTTAAAAGTATCCCCTCTGTGGTGCGGATGGAGTACCGCATGGGCGAG ATGATATGCTTCGCCGGGGTGTCTGAAGAGACGGCCAGCATTGCAGAGCTGGTGGCCAGACAGAAGAGCTCCAAGAAATCTGGCCACTCCCAAGTTGTCAACTGCAGGATGAGATTCAAACCCTCCAACCCGTACATGCTCAACA TGAGACCTAGGTCCTCCCTCCGCCAGCCTTCAGCTGCTGGTGCCTCGAACCGGCCAGCAAACCATTCTTGGTCTTATGGAGGGTTCAGTGCATCAGGAGACTACAG GCAGCTGGACCAAAGGTTAGGTGCCATCACACCTGTTGAACACAGACAACCAGCTCCTCAACCTGCTGTGAAACCATGTGTCCTGCCTAAAAG AGCGAACAGCTCAGAAAATGGCCAGAAACCTCAAG ATAATTCCCTACAACGAGCCTCCTCCCAG TCTGGTCTGTATGACAAGAATCTTGTGCAGAGCAGAATAACTCAACTTCTAGGAAAGTTCTGCTGTGGAGTGTGGTTGTCAAAAATACCAGAGGTCTACAGTGCTATGTTCAATCAGAAGCTCCACCCTCAAGTAATTGTTGACCTGGAAAAGTGGACACACATTTGCATG GTGGAGCAGTCATCCTGCAACAACCGAGCTGAACAACTACTCTTCCCTCCTCTGCCCCAAAAGCCCCCAATTGTTCCTAGAACAAACATCAGCAACTCCTGTCCAACATCGCCCACTAATTCATGTGCCAGCACCACAAGAAGTTCTACAGCTCCATCAACACCTGAAGAAGCCTTTCCCCCTCTTTTCCCTGTTCCTAAACCTAGGGTTTCCCCCAAATATCCCTTGGCTAAGCCCACTTTTGTTTTCCCGCCACAGCCTGTTTCTGCCTCTCCAGTTAGGCAGTTTTCCTCTGTGACGCTGCGCAGCCCTGTCCGTAACCTAGCTCTTTCTCCCCAACTGCCCTCACCTTTAACTCCTCCTGTGAGAGGATGCAAAGATAATCCTAATTTGACTTCAACTACCCCGAAAGTTTCTCAGCCTGTTGCCCAACCACAGTCTTCCCCTTCAACAGCCAATGCTTCTGTGCTTGTGTCCTCCCACCGTCAACCAGACCTTGATATTTTACCCCTTTTGAAAGTTACCTTTTCCCCTTCTTCTGGTTCTTCCCCAGTCTCAAAATCTTCTGCTGACACCTTGTCAGCTGAGGTGCGCCAGAGAATAAAGGAGCTGCTGTCCAAGTACAGCCAAGGATTGTGGGCACATGCTTTGCCTAAACTGTTCATGGAGACATACAAGGTGCCATTTCCTGAATACATTCTGGAAAACTTATCTCTTCTGTTGGATATGTGCTCTGTGGAGTACTCCGTGACCCATGGCAAGAAGAAG GCCATCCTGTATAACAGAACAGACATGGAAGCCACAGATAGCCAAGAAAGCAAGCTGTGCAGAAGTCATCCCCTACCCTCTGGTCTCGAGGTCCTGAGCCCTACGATTCCTCCCCGTCTGGTTTCTCCCTCAGAGCAGTATCCCTCGGTGCTAGTTACTGATGCAAAGAGCAGCAATTCTGTTACTATAAG GTATGTGGGTGAAAACTACTCCAATGCTCAGGAGGCCATGGAGGATGTAATGCGATTGTTCTACAGCCAAGGCTCCACCAACCATCCTGTATCTAACCCAGTCATTGGTCAGCTGGTAGCAGTCAGAGGAGAGGATGGAGATGAGCTGGCTAGAGCCCAAGTCATGGAACTTATGGCCCTCAACAAAGTTAAG gTGTACCATGTGGACTATGGATTTTCTGTGGAGACAAGTTGGACTAATCTGATGGAGCTGCACCAGGATTTCCTCTCTCTGCCCTTCCAGGCTACTAATGTTAGACTTGCAG gTTTAGAGACTTTCAGCTCACATCCCATGATCCTGTCCTATCTGGACAAGTTGGCAGTTGGAAAGATCCTGCTGATTGAGACCTTGGAGCCATGTCAACAGATGGAGATGCCGGTGGTAGTGTTGTACGACACCTCACAGGATGATGACATCAATATTAACTCTGCCTGCCTCAAGTCTCTGCAGGATAAAACCATGGACAACCCTCTGACT GTAAATGTTACCTACCAGGACGTGTgtgtcacaaatgtgtgtgcaGATGGCAGTATCTGCTGCCAGCTGCCCTGCAGAGGGACAGCAAGACTCAGCAAGTTACTGAAGGAAACAGAGGCCTTCTTCATCTCACAG ATGACATCTGAGTCCCTGGTGTCCAGACCTTTCAGTGGCAAGTTCTGTTTAGCCCGTTACAAAGAAAAGTGGTCCAGAGCTGAG ATAACCAACATGTACAACAACAGAATATTGGAGATCCTCTTCATTGACTTGGGTATCCTTGCAACAGTGGAAGTGACTGATCTCCGAGAGATCCCCCCTCCTTTACTCAAAGACTTTGCCATCATCCCACCACAG GCTATCAAATGTCGCCTGGCTGACCTCAAAGCTCCAGAGGGAGATTGGAGCCCAGAGGCTCTTCTGTGGTTGAAGGAGGCTGTGCTTGGCTCTGAAGACTGCAGAATGAAG ATCTTGAAACTAGAAGATCGCAAAGGGGACAAGCTGGTCTACATGTACCTCTTTGTCGGTGCTGATGGCCAAGACCTGGACCACAGCATCAACCATCAGCTGGCTCATTCAGAGTTGTGGCTGAAAGTTAAAGCACAGAACACCACCACAGTCAACAACAGTAACGGTAATATGGATACAG GTCTCAGTTCCCTAGTGGAGAAGTTGACTCTGTGCAGCTCTGTACCGGACCGTGGTGTTAAGGCTTCGATGCAGCCTTGCCACAAAGTAAGAGAAACTTCTCTCACAGATACGACTGCAAAAAATGGGAAGCAGCCACTTCCATTACCTCCCCTACTGGAGCTCCCTCAG CCTGGTCAGAATATGGATGTGTTTGTGCCAGTGGCCTGTCACCCCAGTCACTTTGTGCTGCAGCCATGGCAGGACCTGCATAGGCTGACAGTGTTGTTGGGGGAGATGATCCTCTATTATAACCAAATGTCGAGGACTGACGCGACCATGAACGTTCAAAGAGGAGACATCTGTGCTGCCAAAATAGACAAGAA CTGGCAGCGGGCTCAGGTGAAGGGGATTCTGGCCAATgggtttgtgtctgtgtacgACCTCGACCACGGCAAACATGATCTGGTCCGTAGTAACCTCCTCAAGCCCCTGATAGAAGAGTTCAGACAGCTGCCCTTCCAGGCCATTCCTGCTAAACTGGCAG GTGTGTCACAGAACCAGTGGTCAGAAGAAGCCTCCATGTTATTCAGAAATCATGTTGAAAGGCGACCTCTAGTAGCCCAGATGGAGAGTGTGCAGGAGGTGTCGGAAGTTAAAGGTGAGCCGTGGGAGCGTCGACTGACGGTTTATCTTGTGGACACAACACTGGAGGACAAGGACCTTTGGATCCACACCATCATGGCCGACATCGACAGCAAGCTGTATTCAGCTGCCtag